In Thermococcus thioreducens, a genomic segment contains:
- a CDS encoding acyl-CoA mutase large subunit family protein, giving the protein MTFDKEKLAKIREEEKRWDETTVKKFIEKRPERKEKFMTDDGFEIKRVYTPADLGEDWDYLEKLGFPGEYPFTRGVYATMYRGRFWTMRQYAGFGTAEESNRRYKYLLEQGQTGLSVAFDLPTQIGYDSDHPMSEGEVGKVGVAIDSLWDMRVLFDGIPLDKVSTSMTINSTAANLLAMYILVAEEQGVAQNQLRGTVQNDILKEYIARGTYIFPPQPSMRLTTDIIMYCAENVPKWNPISISGYHIREAGANAVQEVAFTLADGIEYVKAVIDRGMDVDKFAGRLSFFFNAHNNFLEEIAKFRAARRLWAYIMKEWFNAKNPRSMLLRFHTQTAGSTLTAQQPENNIVRVAIQALAAVLGGTQSLHTNSYDEALSLPTEKSVRIALRTQQIIAYESGVVDTIDPLGGSYYIEWLTDHIYEEALKYIEKIQKMGGMMRAIERGYIQKEIAESAYKYQKEVEEKKRIIVGVNEFIVDEPLDVEILKVDPSIREKQIERLKKLRSERDNKKVEEALDRLRKAAETEDENLMPYIIEAHRHLATLGEVTDVLREVWGEYRAPLIF; this is encoded by the coding sequence ATGACTTTCGATAAGGAGAAGCTCGCGAAGATTAGGGAAGAGGAAAAGCGCTGGGACGAAACGACGGTTAAAAAGTTTATCGAGAAGAGGCCCGAGAGAAAGGAGAAGTTCATGACCGACGACGGTTTTGAGATAAAACGCGTTTACACTCCCGCTGACCTCGGTGAGGACTGGGATTACCTCGAAAAGCTCGGCTTCCCCGGTGAGTACCCGTTCACCCGCGGCGTCTACGCCACCATGTACCGCGGCAGGTTCTGGACGATGAGGCAGTACGCCGGTTTTGGAACCGCTGAAGAATCCAACAGGCGCTACAAGTACCTCCTGGAGCAGGGGCAGACCGGTCTCAGCGTCGCCTTCGACCTGCCGACGCAGATAGGCTATGACTCCGACCACCCGATGAGCGAGGGTGAGGTCGGAAAGGTCGGAGTTGCGATCGACTCCCTCTGGGACATGCGCGTCCTCTTCGACGGAATCCCGCTCGACAAGGTTTCAACGAGCATGACCATCAACTCGACCGCGGCAAACCTCCTCGCGATGTACATCCTCGTTGCCGAGGAGCAGGGCGTCGCCCAGAACCAGCTCCGCGGAACGGTTCAGAACGACATCCTCAAGGAGTACATAGCCAGGGGCACCTACATCTTCCCGCCCCAGCCGAGCATGAGGCTCACCACTGACATCATCATGTACTGCGCCGAGAACGTCCCCAAGTGGAACCCGATTTCGATAAGCGGCTACCACATCCGTGAGGCCGGTGCCAACGCCGTCCAGGAGGTCGCGTTCACTTTGGCGGACGGTATAGAGTATGTCAAGGCCGTCATAGACAGGGGGATGGACGTCGATAAGTTCGCCGGAAGGCTGAGCTTCTTCTTCAACGCCCACAACAACTTCCTTGAGGAGATTGCCAAGTTTAGAGCTGCCAGAAGGCTCTGGGCCTACATCATGAAGGAGTGGTTCAACGCCAAGAACCCGCGCTCAATGCTCCTGCGCTTCCACACCCAGACGGCAGGCTCAACCCTCACCGCCCAGCAGCCGGAGAACAACATCGTGAGGGTTGCTATTCAGGCTTTGGCTGCCGTCCTCGGCGGAACCCAGAGCTTACACACCAACTCCTACGACGAGGCGTTAAGTTTGCCAACCGAGAAGAGCGTCAGGATAGCCCTCAGGACGCAGCAGATCATCGCCTACGAGAGCGGCGTTGTGGACACCATAGACCCGCTCGGAGGCTCGTACTACATCGAGTGGCTCACCGACCACATATACGAGGAGGCCCTCAAGTACATTGAGAAGATTCAGAAGATGGGCGGCATGATGAGGGCTATCGAGCGCGGCTACATCCAGAAGGAGATAGCGGAGTCAGCTTACAAGTACCAGAAGGAAGTCGAGGAGAAGAAGCGCATCATCGTCGGCGTGAACGAGTTCATAGTTGATGAACCGCTCGACGTCGAGATACTCAAGGTCGACCCGAGCATCAGGGAGAAGCAGATTGAACGCCTTAAAAAGCTCCGCTCCGAGCGCGATAACAAGAAGGTCGAGGAGGCCTTGGACAGGCTCAGGAAGGCTGCCGAAACCGAGGACGAGAACCTCATGCCATACATAATCGAGGCCCACCGCCATTTGGCAACACTCGGAGAGGTCACCGACGTCCTCCGCGAGGTCTGGGGCGAGTACAGGGCCCCGCTGATATTCTGA
- a CDS encoding Hsp20/alpha crystallin family protein, with product MVWRRDRYWDPFDLMREIQEEIDAIFRDIMRGPRLWKAEPERYEFVSETWREPFVDIFDRGDRFVITVELPGVRKEDIKLRVTEDTVYLEAQVRREKELETEGAIRIERYYSGYRRVIRLPEEVIPEKTKARYNNGVLEIEVPKKKPSKSEGEGFEVKIE from the coding sequence ATGGTCTGGAGGAGGGACCGCTACTGGGACCCCTTCGACCTGATGAGGGAGATACAGGAGGAGATCGACGCCATATTCAGGGACATCATGCGCGGGCCGAGACTCTGGAAGGCCGAACCAGAGCGCTACGAGTTCGTCAGCGAGACCTGGCGCGAGCCCTTCGTGGACATCTTCGACCGCGGGGACAGGTTTGTTATAACCGTCGAGCTACCAGGTGTCAGAAAGGAGGACATCAAACTCCGCGTTACCGAGGACACCGTCTACCTCGAAGCCCAGGTGAGGCGCGAGAAGGAGCTTGAGACCGAGGGGGCAATAAGGATCGAGCGCTACTACAGCGGCTACAGAAGGGTCATTCGCCTTCCAGAGGAGGTCATCCCAGAGAAGACCAAAGCGCGCTACAACAACGGCGTCCTTGAGATAGAGGTGCCCAAGAAGAAGCCGAGCAAGAGTGAAGGCGAGGGCTTCGAGGTCAAGATTGAGTGA
- a CDS encoding MBL fold metallo-hydrolase has protein sequence MIIGKVGLDSSAKLAFQSHAHTDHFVSGEVIYSTRATKFLSHLRKGGFYREIEFGKKFYIGDFKAKLYPAGHMLGSAGIKLWLENGTLFYTGDTKWFKLRTAEKSRFPRADFLIVEATFGVPSFTFPTPREAEKKLIAFVEEALERGRRPVLYVNQMGKAQEVMKILDLHGYTVKASREMLKVVRVYSKFGVRFGNISADGEVVLRSYRSPRVENSLSPWELTVSGFGRLKLSNHADFWELIRIVERINPEMVFTVYGFAEEFARILRGLGYDARPVSQDSVIEPVDMMTKT, from the coding sequence ATGATAATAGGGAAAGTTGGCCTCGACAGCTCCGCAAAGCTCGCCTTCCAGAGCCACGCCCACACTGACCACTTCGTCAGCGGTGAGGTCATCTACTCCACCAGGGCGACCAAGTTCCTAAGCCACCTCCGGAAGGGCGGCTTCTACAGGGAAATCGAGTTCGGGAAGAAGTTCTACATCGGCGACTTCAAGGCGAAGCTCTATCCAGCCGGACACATGCTCGGCTCGGCCGGGATAAAGCTCTGGCTCGAAAACGGGACGCTGTTTTACACCGGCGACACCAAGTGGTTCAAGCTCAGGACGGCCGAGAAGAGCCGCTTTCCGAGGGCGGACTTCCTAATAGTCGAGGCCACCTTCGGCGTCCCAAGCTTCACGTTTCCAACGCCGAGAGAAGCAGAGAAGAAGCTGATAGCCTTCGTCGAGGAGGCCCTTGAGAGGGGTAGAAGACCGGTTCTCTACGTCAACCAAATGGGGAAAGCCCAGGAGGTCATGAAGATACTCGACCTTCACGGCTACACCGTCAAAGCATCGAGGGAGATGCTCAAGGTGGTGCGCGTTTATTCGAAGTTCGGGGTTAGGTTCGGCAACATCTCGGCCGACGGCGAGGTCGTCCTTCGCTCCTACCGCTCGCCCCGGGTTGAGAACTCCCTATCCCCCTGGGAGCTTACGGTTTCCGGTTTTGGAAGGCTGAAACTCAGCAACCACGCCGATTTCTGGGAGCTGATAAGGATCGTGGAGAGAATAAACCCGGAGATGGTTTTCACCGTTTACGGCTTCGCCGAGGAGTTCGCGAGGATCCTCCGGGGACTCGGCTACGATGCCCGGCCCGTGTCCCAGGATTCCGTCATAGAGCCGGTGGACATGATGACAAAAACCTAG